One segment of Daphnia magna isolate NIES linkage group LG2, ASM2063170v1.1, whole genome shotgun sequence DNA contains the following:
- the LOC116916986 gene encoding growth hormone-inducible transmembrane protein, with protein MLSTYVVRSGLTNFVGKTSLKQATVLFSKPNIYSSTSRQLNNQTRGSLTRRATRSRSLKEIAMAPAGEGAFSLGKGLVLGASGLGLGALCFYGLGFASEPGAIDRSVMWPEYVKDRIRTTYMYFGGSIMLTAASAMACFRSPLIMKAVMGNSWVVILGSIAAMIGTGMIVRSIPYQPGVGSKQAAWALHSAVIGAVVAPLCFLGGPLLLRAAVYTAGIVGGLSTVAVCAPSEKFLNMGGPLAIGFGAVFAASLGSMFLPPTTALGAGLYSVALYGGLVLFSAFLLYDTQKIVHAAEVHSPYSARPFDPVNASISIYMDTINIFVRIASILAGNNRKR; from the exons ATGTTGTCGACCTACGTTGTCCGTAGTGGTTTGACGAATTTTGTTGGGAAAACTTCCCTGAAACAAGCTACTGTGCTGTTCTCAAAGCCAAATATCTACAGCTCAACATCAAGACAATTGAATAATCAGACTCGTGGGAGTTTAACACGCAGAGCTACTAGATCCCGCTCTCTGAAAGAAATTGCAATGGCTCCAGCTGGAGAAGGAG CATTTAGTCTTGGTAAAGGATTAGTTTTAGGAGCATCTGGTCTTGGGCTTGGTGCTCTTTGCTTCTATGGGTTAGGATTTGCCTCTGAACCTGGGGCAATTGATAGATCTGT GATGTGGCCTGAGTATGTTAAAGATAGGATAAGGACAACATACATGTACTTCGGAGGTTCCATAATGTTGACAGCTGCTTCAGCAATGGCTTGTTTTCGCAGTCCTCTAATTATGAAGGCAGTAATGGGAAATTCTTGGGTG GTCATTTTGGGCAGCATTGCTGCAATGATTGGTACAGGAATGATAGTTCGCAGTATACCATATCAACCAGGGGTTGGGTCGAAGCAAGCTGCTTGGGCACTCCATTCGGCTGTTATTGGTGCCGTTGTTGCCCCATTATGTTTTCTAGGTGGCCCATTGCTTCTCCGAGCTGCAGT GTACACGGCAGGAATTGTTGGTGGATTATCCACTGTAGCTGTTTGTGCTCCGAGTGAGAAATTTTTGAACATGGGAGGACCTTTGGCCATTGGTTTTGGCGCAGTCTTTGCCGCATCACTTGGAA GCATGTTCTTACCACCTACTACGGCGCTCGGAGCTGGCCTCTATTCCGTCGCTCTTTACGGTGGCCTG GTTCTCTTTTCCGCATTCTTGCTTTacgacacccaaaaaattgtacacGCTGCCGAAGTTCACTCTCCTTATTCTGCTCGGCCCTTCGATCCCGTCAATGC ATCCATTTCAATTTATATGGACACTATCAACATTTTCGTCAGGATTGCCAGTATTTTGGCTGGAAACAACAGGAAACGTTAA
- the LOC116916987 gene encoding bestrophin-4 isoform X2 produces MRNSSNKSVFFKMSPMSNTEDGKTEISDSPVGGSFKSVLLRWRRSVYQLIWKHLLIYALTYILLSILYQFVLNEDGKKNFRVLAEHCSGYSRSINLMIMLGFFTSTTMQRLFTMQITIPGIAKSITMFILSLKPGLPEGPIIIEKYSRWQVLTWVLTFRLVCKPLRTIYPDLMSLQNAGEMKISFPVFFYSSETVKIVSFKLYFYFNKRGLLTQEEREVMENPELTSNTTPHPLIVVDWILLLLKETFLKSRYFSEINHLKNVEIIMAFKKSCGNTIKFATQNISPALIQAVILAVYGFGCITLMARNFSKEDAPISDAVVAYIPLMPGLQFFVYFAWLCFGRAAVDPFGDDEDDINVKQLVQSHIEDSMRLRDLYSRQLTDVFPKLEAPIEL; encoded by the exons ATGAGAAATAGTTCTAATAAGTccgtgttttttaaaatgtctccGATGTCTAACACGGAAGATGGAAAGACAGAGATTAGTGACAGCCCTGTAGGAGGTAGCTTCAAATCTGTTCTGCTCAG ATGGAGAAGGAGCGTTTACCAACTAATTTGGAAGCATCTTCTCATATACGCATTAACGTACATATTGCTGAGCATTTTGTATCAATTCGTCCTTaatgaagatggaaaaaa GAATTTTAGAGTATTAGCTGAACATTGCTCCGGCTACTCTCGTAGCATCAATTTGATGATCATGTTGGGTTTTTTCACATCGACTACTATGCAACGTCTATTCACTATGCAAATTACGATACCTGGAATAGCCAAGTCTATCACAATGTTTATCTTATCTTTGAAACCAGGTTTACCTGAA GGACCTATTATCATAGAGAAATATTCCAGATGGCAAGTCCTAACGTGGGTTCTAACTTTTCGGCTCGTTTGTAAACCCCTGCGGACAATTTATCCAGATCTTATGTCTTTACAAAATGCAGGTGAGATGAAAATTTCGTTTCCTGTTTTCTTTTACAGCAGCGAAACGGTGAAAATTGTTTCGTTCAAACtatatttttactttaataaaCGAGGATTACTAACacaagaagagagagaggtcATGGAAAACCCAGAACTTACCAGCAATACCACACCTCATCCTCTCATTGTTGTTGATT GGATACTGTTACTGCTGAAGGAAACTTTCTTAAAAAGTAGATACTTTTCTGAAATCAATCACCTTAAGAACGTAGAGATAATCATGGCCTTTAAGAAGAGCTGCGGAAATACCATCAAATTTGCCACCCAGAACATTTCGCCTGCTCTCATTCAG GCTGTCATCCTGGCGGTTTACGGTTTTGGTTGCATAACTTTAATGGCTCGAAATTTCAGCAAAGAAGATGCACCCATTTCTGACGCTGTAGTTGCCTATATACCTCTCATGCCCGGGCTACAG TTCTTTGTTTACTTTGCTTGGCTCTGTTTTGGGAGAGCTGCGGTTGATCCCTTCGGGGATGACGAGGACGACATAAACGTGAAACAGCTAGTGCAGTCACACATCGAG GATTCAATGCGGTTAAGGGATCTTTACAGTCGACAACTGACGGATGTTTTCCCAAAACTG GAAGCTCCCATCGAACTGTGA
- the LOC116916987 gene encoding bestrophin-4 isoform X3 encodes MRNSSNKSVFFKMSPMSNTEDGKTEISDSPVGGSFKSVLLRWRRSVYQLIWKHLLIYALTYILLSILYQFVLNEDGKKNFRVLAEHCSGYSRSINLMIMLGFFTSTTMQRLFTMQITIPGIAKSITMFILSLKPGLPEGPIIIEKYSRWQVLTWVLTFRLVCKPLRTIYPDLMSLQNAGLLTQEEREVMENPELTSNTTPHPLIVVDWILLLLKETFLKSRYFSEINHLKNVEIIMAFKKSCGNTIKFATQNISPALIQAVILAVYGFGCITLMARNFSKEDAPISDAVVAYIPLMPGLQFFVYFAWLCFGRAAVDPFGDDEDDINVKQLVQSHIEDSMRLRDLYSRQLTDVFPKLVRQSFSVSVYCFLH; translated from the exons ATGAGAAATAGTTCTAATAAGTccgtgttttttaaaatgtctccGATGTCTAACACGGAAGATGGAAAGACAGAGATTAGTGACAGCCCTGTAGGAGGTAGCTTCAAATCTGTTCTGCTCAG ATGGAGAAGGAGCGTTTACCAACTAATTTGGAAGCATCTTCTCATATACGCATTAACGTACATATTGCTGAGCATTTTGTATCAATTCGTCCTTaatgaagatggaaaaaa GAATTTTAGAGTATTAGCTGAACATTGCTCCGGCTACTCTCGTAGCATCAATTTGATGATCATGTTGGGTTTTTTCACATCGACTACTATGCAACGTCTATTCACTATGCAAATTACGATACCTGGAATAGCCAAGTCTATCACAATGTTTATCTTATCTTTGAAACCAGGTTTACCTGAA GGACCTATTATCATAGAGAAATATTCCAGATGGCAAGTCCTAACGTGGGTTCTAACTTTTCGGCTCGTTTGTAAACCCCTGCGGACAATTTATCCAGATCTTATGTCTTTACAAAATGCAG GATTACTAACacaagaagagagagaggtcATGGAAAACCCAGAACTTACCAGCAATACCACACCTCATCCTCTCATTGTTGTTGATT GGATACTGTTACTGCTGAAGGAAACTTTCTTAAAAAGTAGATACTTTTCTGAAATCAATCACCTTAAGAACGTAGAGATAATCATGGCCTTTAAGAAGAGCTGCGGAAATACCATCAAATTTGCCACCCAGAACATTTCGCCTGCTCTCATTCAG GCTGTCATCCTGGCGGTTTACGGTTTTGGTTGCATAACTTTAATGGCTCGAAATTTCAGCAAAGAAGATGCACCCATTTCTGACGCTGTAGTTGCCTATATACCTCTCATGCCCGGGCTACAG TTCTTTGTTTACTTTGCTTGGCTCTGTTTTGGGAGAGCTGCGGTTGATCCCTTCGGGGATGACGAGGACGACATAAACGTGAAACAGCTAGTGCAGTCACACATCGAG GATTCAATGCGGTTAAGGGATCTTTACAGTCGACAACTGACGGATGTTTTCCCAAAACTGGTAAGGCAATCATTTTCAGTTTCTGTTTACTGTTTCCTTCATTGA
- the LOC116916987 gene encoding bestrophin-4 isoform X1, which yields MRNSSNKSVFFKMSPMSNTEDGKTEISDSPVGGSFKSVLLRWRRSVYQLIWKHLLIYALTYILLSILYQFVLNEDGKKNFRVLAEHCSGYSRSINLMIMLGFFTSTTMQRLFTMQITIPGIAKSITMFILSLKPGLPEGPIIIEKYSRWQVLTWVLTFRLVCKPLRTIYPDLMSLQNAGEMKISFPVFFYSSETVKIVSFKLYFYFNKRGLLTQEEREVMENPELTSNTTPHPLIVVDWILLLLKETFLKSRYFSEINHLKNVEIIMAFKKSCGNTIKFATQNISPALIQAVILAVYGFGCITLMARNFSKEDAPISDAVVAYIPLMPGLQFFVYFAWLCFGRAAVDPFGDDEDDINVKQLVQSHIEDSMRLRDLYSRQLTDVFPKLVRQSFSVSVYCFLH from the exons ATGAGAAATAGTTCTAATAAGTccgtgttttttaaaatgtctccGATGTCTAACACGGAAGATGGAAAGACAGAGATTAGTGACAGCCCTGTAGGAGGTAGCTTCAAATCTGTTCTGCTCAG ATGGAGAAGGAGCGTTTACCAACTAATTTGGAAGCATCTTCTCATATACGCATTAACGTACATATTGCTGAGCATTTTGTATCAATTCGTCCTTaatgaagatggaaaaaa GAATTTTAGAGTATTAGCTGAACATTGCTCCGGCTACTCTCGTAGCATCAATTTGATGATCATGTTGGGTTTTTTCACATCGACTACTATGCAACGTCTATTCACTATGCAAATTACGATACCTGGAATAGCCAAGTCTATCACAATGTTTATCTTATCTTTGAAACCAGGTTTACCTGAA GGACCTATTATCATAGAGAAATATTCCAGATGGCAAGTCCTAACGTGGGTTCTAACTTTTCGGCTCGTTTGTAAACCCCTGCGGACAATTTATCCAGATCTTATGTCTTTACAAAATGCAGGTGAGATGAAAATTTCGTTTCCTGTTTTCTTTTACAGCAGCGAAACGGTGAAAATTGTTTCGTTCAAACtatatttttactttaataaaCGAGGATTACTAACacaagaagagagagaggtcATGGAAAACCCAGAACTTACCAGCAATACCACACCTCATCCTCTCATTGTTGTTGATT GGATACTGTTACTGCTGAAGGAAACTTTCTTAAAAAGTAGATACTTTTCTGAAATCAATCACCTTAAGAACGTAGAGATAATCATGGCCTTTAAGAAGAGCTGCGGAAATACCATCAAATTTGCCACCCAGAACATTTCGCCTGCTCTCATTCAG GCTGTCATCCTGGCGGTTTACGGTTTTGGTTGCATAACTTTAATGGCTCGAAATTTCAGCAAAGAAGATGCACCCATTTCTGACGCTGTAGTTGCCTATATACCTCTCATGCCCGGGCTACAG TTCTTTGTTTACTTTGCTTGGCTCTGTTTTGGGAGAGCTGCGGTTGATCCCTTCGGGGATGACGAGGACGACATAAACGTGAAACAGCTAGTGCAGTCACACATCGAG GATTCAATGCGGTTAAGGGATCTTTACAGTCGACAACTGACGGATGTTTTCCCAAAACTGGTAAGGCAATCATTTTCAGTTTCTGTTTACTGTTTCCTTCATTGA